Part of the Leptidea sinapis chromosome 5, ilLepSina1.1, whole genome shotgun sequence genome, aaagattttattccTAAATTAACCTTTCCTTACATACCTtcatattattaaacataatatttaagtaataacctaagctttcctcaagttaaacaatttcaatattaaatagttaaacttagattagttgAAGTTATTTACCAgtaagaggctcctttgcacagaatgccggctagattatgggtactacaacggcgcctatttctgccgtgaagcagtaatgtgtaaacatttctgtgtttcagcctgaagggtgccatagctactgaaattactgggcaaatgagacttgacatcttatgtcttaaggtgacgagcccaattgtagtgggcaggccgtatccaccatcagctgaacgtcctgctcgtctcggcccttacttccattaaaaaaaatcccacTTTTGTCGGGTGACCTGAGACGCTcacgtttttattatttactgtaaaTGTAATGATATTTCTCCTCTCAGCAATCCCGGCGCAAGATGACATGTCCATATTCTTCGAACACACACAGCCCGACGCTCGCATTGTGGGTGGCACCACAGCAGGCCCGGTTCCGTGGATGGTGGCGCTCACCAACGGGTTGCTGGTGAGACAGTTCATCTGTGGCGCTTCCGTCGTCACCAACAGACACCTGCTCACCGCTGCACACTGCATCAGCGCTGTTTTTAGCGTAGGATCTTTGAGCAGGTTTGgcaattatgacagtaatcaatGAATTCAAGTTAAGCGTTgatacatccaatatacgataatttatatttatacagttaattctttattactttttaataataatatttaattaattttaataaaaaatatttgataatcgcttttaactttgaactctTTTGAAAGAAGGctactttgcaccggatgccggctagattatgggtacaacggcgtctatttctgccgttaagcagtaatgtgtaagggttactgtgtttcggtctgaagggtgtcgtagctagtgaaataactgggcaaatgagacttaacatattacgtctcaaggtgatgagcgcagttgtagtgccgctctgaattattggggtttttcaagaatcctgagcggcactgcattgtaatgggcagggcgtatgaattaccatcagctgaacgttctgctcgtatcgtaccttattttcattaaaaaaagaacatgattcatttattggatgcagcgacttacaaactaatttgttttgtatattacagccagtATAAAATACTCAATTGAGTATTTTAATTCaatctattgattgaaaagagtggccgttaagtttattgtacaatgttcttctcacgagctctactttttccgaacaaatGGTAtaatcagtaatttaaaagaaatatttgtagtgacgattcaaaagtgcttagtttaagcctaactcaataaagtttatttgaagttGACTTTGGTGCGAGACTTATTCAATGGCTTCCGGCTTGTTgtataattactaacatttaaatacCTTTTTCACATTTTTACTTAACTTACGTTACTATTTACTTTGATTATCGcgtgtgttacacatttaaatagaatactttttaaaggattacaacGCGTGTAATCGTTTTCTACATTACTTCTTgcgtaaaagatttttttttatcccgaTGTTTCATGTCCTTTccgagcacgttttcagggggactgggGTTGACAAGAgtcgagatagtatttgtcatgaTTGtcatcagcctagcgaaactctctgagaaaaaagcgattcatcgattgtatgaaacgtgtagtcattgacagattgacagatgacggctataatcttgtaaaaaacgtaGATAGGCGCAATCCACAAAGTTTTAaggaactgttcgctttcaaacttaggcgGATTATGCTACTTCGCCAATCACAATGCTGTAATTACAACTGAATActttttcaaacttatatcaaatgactcaacgtttcatactaaacttttcaatttttacttaggcagtcccacctcttataacgtagtatttacatcctctttggttgtATTGCTTcgaaggtggtatttgctgtagtcAGATgatttttggcaaaatttactaacAGTGTCCACTTATTTTTTGGTACGtcttgttttggtttttaaattaatgtaacttttacgcaaaaactcgTAACCAATAAACTCTAATTGGAATTtgtctatataaaaataaacaatcaaaaagTTCCTGCAAATCAAGTTATGATCGTTTCAGCTCTCTTCGGGCTACTGTGGGCACAAACCGGTGGAACACAGGCGGAACACACTACAACCTGGAAAGGAACATCACCCACCCAAACTACGTGGCAAGCGTGATCAAGAACGACCTCGGCTTCCTCGTCACCAGAACCAACATCGTGTTCAACAATGTTGTTGAGCCGGCAGTCCTAAACTACGATTTCGCCAACGCTGGAGTTCGGACTAGAGTCAACGGCTGGGGCAGAACCAGAGTCAGTCTTTATTGAATTTTGATTCAATTGTAATAATAtctcggtctcagtgagtcttacatcttagtgccgtttgttttttttgtgaaaaaaagggacgagactagcaggacgttcagctgatggtaatttatactccctgcccattacaatgcagtgccgcttaggactcttgaaaaatccgaaaattctaagcggcactataactgcgctcgtcaccttgagatattagatgttaagtctcatttgcccagtaatttcactagctattgcgcctttcagaccgaaacgcagtaatacttacatattatctagccagcatcctgtgcgaaggagcttcccactgttGTCGAGACACGTGGCCCGTGACGCCCAGATGCGTGGATAATGTACAAAGTAATATCTTCGCGTCTCAATAGGGCTAcaggcaacccaagcgctggcatctatttcggtcaacggatcagcctagctatccaatgcggaaatgctgccagtattcttgatacacttccccgtaatgatagttttaatttaatgtaatcatagtattgcaaatatagttataagatttgaatatattgtaaaaattttcaATAGTTACAATAGTTAAATATTTAGAATATATAGAAATTATATAGAATTTAAAACGATAACTTAAAATCAAATCGGATTTCTAAAATCAGgtcaaaaaattacacttaaGTGTGTTatagttgagctttaatgagaagaaatagcagtaaactcattgctactctaTTACGAAAACGTGGTActtggtcaccattcgaggacttttctgcccc contains:
- the LOC126964564 gene encoding chymotrypsin-1-like, whose amino-acid sequence is MYLKVVFFVAICAGALAIPAQDDMSIFFEHTQPDARIVGGTTAGPVPWMVALTNGLLVRQFICGASVVTNRHLLTAAHCISAVFSVGSLSSSLRATVGTNRWNTGGTHYNLERNITHPNYVASVIKNDLGFLVTRTNIVFNNVVEPAVLNYDFANAGVRTRVNGWGRTRAGGSLSAVLLELEATIVDGNFCASEVQRLAQQLNVRGVPPVEPHIEICTFHSLNHGTCNGDSGSALVRAGTNQQVGVVSWGLPCARGAPDMFVRVSAFRAWIESVIR